The proteins below come from a single Musa acuminata AAA Group cultivar baxijiao unplaced genomic scaffold, Cavendish_Baxijiao_AAA HiC_scaffold_1059, whole genome shotgun sequence genomic window:
- the LOC135666005 gene encoding ethylene-responsive transcription factor ERF021-like — protein sequence MNTLSISYHHHPVSKLSSSVRRSAMEQLAEMRADLAVQYRGVRKRKWGKWVSEIREPGKKTRIWLGSFESAEMAAVAHDVAALRLKGRDAQLNFPESAEQLPRPRSSEPKDIRSAALEAAARLRCRTTARAGISAGLERLGNDELGLDSPRLWAELAEALLLSPPAWTTEVTELEEWEQHGSLWDPFL from the coding sequence ATGAACACTCTTAGCATCTCATATCATCATCATCCGGTTAGCAAGCTGAGCAGTTCGGTGCGGAGATCAGCAATGGAGCAGCTGGCAGAGATGAGAGCGGACTTGGCGGTGCAGTACCGAGGGGTGAGGAAGAGGAAGTGGGGAAAGTGGGTGTCGGAGATCCGGGAGCCGGGGAAGAAGACCAGGATTTGGCTGGGGAGCTTCGAGTCGGCGGAGATGGCGGCGGTGGCGCACGACGTGGCGGCGCTGCGGCTCAAGGGGCGCGACGCGCAGCTCAACTTTCCGGAGTCGGCAGAGCAGCTGCCGCGGCCCAGGAGCTCGGAACCCAAGGACATCCGGTCGGCGGCGCTCGAGGCGGCCGCGAGGCTCCGGTGCAGGACCACCGCCAGGGCGGGGATATCGGCCGGGCTGGAGCGGCTGGGGAACGACGAGCTCGGCCTCGACTCGCCCAGGTTGTGGGCGGAGCTGGCGGAGGCTCTGCTCCTGAGCCCACCCGCCTGGACCACTGAGGTGACCGAGCTGGAGGAGTGGGAACAGCACGGATCGTTGTGGGATCCCTTTCTGTGA